The following is a genomic window from Brassica napus cultivar Da-Ae unplaced genomic scaffold, Da-Ae ScsIHWf_1204;HRSCAF=1723, whole genome shotgun sequence.
TATTATCgcaataagttttttattatccTCAGGATAGTAATAAATTATAAGctaaattactaaaatgatcaattaaaattaattaataactagatctcgacccgcgcaaccgcgtggatttttgttttcatttatttgtatataaatattttgttttcaattataaatcggtatatattataatatatatgtgtctatcaatttttaaaacctaataagtttactgtatatttttttcattgaatagattgtttcaaactttcacatgtatatgtatcttcttctatatatatattttcagaatattattttcattattaaactcgtaactatatatataaagattagtaaaatattgttttattgtcatattcaaagatattgtaacatttcacaaatttagaaagtttttttaaaattaaacttttcgcttcattgatttatattatcgagtaaataattaaacattaatttttgtttaatttttaaaataaactatatagtttaattttttttcatttgtttaagatagtaaagattaatcattgttagataatatgatttttgttatttaaaaaaatatttataattttaaatgttaacatcgacaaatatttaaatatttagcatataggggtatagtattacaacattaaattatatatatttaatttatactatctataaatctaatggatcatctattatttaaattcaattattgatagcccaataaaaatttctcgtaaacccaaaatttaaatgataagattatatattaaatgtaatatgagattttagaaatatgtccattaggtacatttttaaaaaaaatcatacatgaatcaaggttgtgacttatgttttaatatataagattgaaCATAAAATATGACTAAACCTAAAATTATAGAGAACATGACAAATCATCACATTCACTTTCTCAAAGTATATATTAAGccataagatatatatatacataggcCATTATGTTTTTAGGCCGGCccaatttaaattaaatttttagtaaACTATTATATAGTGTTTTACACACAAAAAGGCCATTGTAATTTCACTTTTGtgtaattgttttaattttttgataaaagaaatattattttaaaaattgactCCCTTGCTTAAAtgttgtatatatgtatatatatatatatatatttgttttacttCAATTCAATTGTTTGAATAATATATCAAATGCTAAAACCATCCATAAAGTGGAATACACATATatcaagtaaaaaaataaactttttaaactaattatccTCTAATATTATACCTAACATCTATTTAATTATAACAATACAAAACTAGAATATAAGTTACTAATtagtatattattaatatgaaatttataaactaatatatacaaagtaaatttaaaagtttgctaaaaatattattttatactttaaattttctcTCTTTCTACTTTAAATTTCCTTTATTTCTACTTTAAATttctttcattttaattttaaaagaattatatttttttggtaagtgTTACAAgtgttaaaactatttaaattataaatcaatgtgTGACTCATATAAAAGTGCAAACTAGCTTATCATAACCAGTTTAAAATGTGTATACGCAAGTACTCTAAAATGACAAATATACCTAATGTCTAGAAGATTGATTTGCAGATGAACTACTTATTTGGTCCTTTTGTTCTGGTACCATTAATTTCATTGGTCGATGAACCATTTACCTGGTTTCCTTGAGAGTTTTTGTTTGATTACAACAAAAAATACTATtgatttttaaacaataaatatataatgatttatcaaacaataaaacaaatagataaatgaaattataaaataaacaaattgaaGAAACCTTGTAGTTTGTGATTCTGTTAAAGCTCGTGACTAAATACTAGTTGCTTATGTATGTCCACGCATTCAACATTTTCACGATCTTTAGTCAGTAAACAAGaacaaagaaatatatattgacATGCAAGTACAAATTTGATCGGGGATGGAATGCACAAATAAAAGattaattagaaaaataaattttcgtCATTGGTAGAAAAACAACTGACTACAACGAAATGGTTTACAAATCTTTTACATCGGTATAACAACAACTTTATGAGAAAACATGTTAGGTATAGTCCACTACAAATACGTTTTCACCAACCATTTCACTTTTACTCAGACATTCGTCGTTGAATAATTATAAAGATGATCCTTGTAAAATACTCGTTATTTTACAACTGAGTTAAGACGAATCACGAAATTTCACTCTAGTGATCTAGTCGTAGAGTCGTCGTAAAATTACATGTGTTTTAGGTAATAATATCCTTGTAAATTTATTTGTACTTTACGATGAATTTGTTTTTCCACGTAATTTACTCGTTACTTACGACAACCAATATTTCTCGTAAATGCTTCTAGTTATGCGGGTGTTTTCTTatagtgtttatatattatatcatataCATTATCGGTCTGGAACAAGGCAAATGAACTGGTCGCTTAGGACATCAATTCTAGTTGTATGTAAAATATTatggaaaaaattatataagaataCAAACTTTATTTGAGTGTAAAACATTATGAAGATAGAAAAAATGTCAGCTGTGACATATATCACATGTTACATACGTTTTGTTTGAACTTCACAAAGCCATTTTTACCTTCTTTGCCAATATTAACATGTCTCAAATATAGACTCCTTCTTTATCGGTGTTCCATCAACCAATCTCTCAAGAATCTTCCTTCTCCCTCTCTCCTTTGCTCTCCCTCTTGCCAAACTTAAAAAGTTTCTATCTATTCCCAACTGAATCAAAACAAACTGATTCGGTTGTCAATTTGAATAATCACACAGAAAAACCATTAACAAAATCACCATTTTGGCAAAACTCTTATTACAGTTGCTCAAGAATTTGCAATTGCATGTTGAACAAAATCTTTGTTATATATTGTTTAGGTGTTGATTCTAATAGAGATGTTATCTTTTCGAATCCCATCTATCCGAACCCAACCTACGGCGTTTGCAGCTAAAATAACAGACACCACAAAGACCGTGGCACAACTCAAATCAGCTGCAACCCCCACGCCTCATAGCACAGTCACGTGCGGTTATCAAGCTCACGTGGCGGGTTTCTTTCGAAACATAACTGTTTTATGGTCCAAGAATCTCATGAACCATTCCCTTACCGTCATGGTCTCGAGTTTAGACAATGACATGAACTATTGCTGCAAGATTGATCTCGTGAAGCCATGGCAGTTCTGGAGCAAGAGAGGATCAAAGTCATTCGACGTAGAAGGAAACTTTGTGGAAGTCTTCTGGGATCTAAGGGCGGCGAAGTTGTCAGGAAACGGTAGCCCCGAGCCGATGTCAGATTATTACGTGGCAATAGTTTCTGATGAAGAGGTTGTTTTGTTATTGGGAGATTTAAAGCACAAGGCTTACAAGCGGACTAAGTCAAGACCCGCGTTGGTCGAAGGGTATATATATTTCAAGAAAGAGAGCATATTTGGGAAGAAAACTTTTTCAACTCGAGCAAGATTCGACGAGCAGAGAAAAGAACATGAAGTGGTGGTGGAGAGCTCACACGGTGGAGATGATCCAGAGATGTGGATAAGCGTGGACGGGATCGTGATCATGCACGTGAAGAATCTGCAGTGGAAGTTTAGGGGGAACCAGATGGTGTTGGTGGACAAAACTCATGTGATGGTGTACTACGATGTGCATGATTGGTTGTTTGGAAGTTCAGAGTCGACGGCAAGTTCAGGGTTGTTTGTGTTTAAGCCTGTGGCGGTTGGAGGGATGGTAGATGAGTATTTTAGCGATGCGGAGGAAGGAGACAGCGGAGGAGGGAGTAGTCCTTTGAGTCGATACAACTCGGCATCAAGTGGTTATGGGACATTAAATgacttttgtttgtttctgtaTGCTTGGAAAGTTGTGTGAGAAATATTTATACCATAGCAAATTTGATAGTGCTTTTTTAATTTACTTATCTTATGTTAAGTTATTTGATAACCTATATAGATTTGGGGTCGAGACCAGACTAGTTTTCAAGATTTGTCATTTAAGAGGTCTTGAATAGCTAAGAGGAATTACAACAATGTTGAAAGATAGTGAACCTTGATTTCTAACTACCAAAACAATTTTCTAACCAATGGGAAGAAAAACCAATGCATGGGCCTCATGTTCTTGGTTAGGTTAGAGTAGAAAGAAAGATTATGATTTTTCAGCTTAGAGATTATAGAGCTGCTGATCTGCATTAATTAACATGATGTAAGTTGAACCATCAATACTTGGtttccaaaattttaagagTTATTATATATGTAGCATGACTTTCAAAttgtccatttttttaaattaaaatatttataaccttTTGAATTTTAGTTCTGCCCATGAGTTGGAACACAAATCTTTCAATCTTTGccaatcaaaacaaatataatcaTTTGTGCGACCGTTGGAAATTTAAcatgtctgattttttttcccaaaaaacTTACCGTAACAATTAGCCAATCAGGGGCCAGACCTATACATAGCAACTAAGTCATGGCATAGAAGTATTGGACTGAATGAGTTTATTAGAGTGTATAAAACAGTATTTATACTGTGTACAAGAGGTATATACTAGGGATTACATAATGACTCAAACACCCTTATATACATATGTCCTACAAGAAGTTAGGACCATCAAATGTAGGAAAGACTTGTAAAGATATACACTTCATCTCTAGTGAAATGCCACTGTATTGGTTGAATCAATAGCATGGTGCGCATTATATAACACATGCATTGTTTATCGTTAAAAGGGGAAAGAGCAGACAATTATTTTAAAGTAGATACCGACACTGCGTGTCAGTGGTTACAGATTACATCAAAATATCTTTCTGTGTAGACGTATCTAACATAAATATCTCCACTTTTAGGCAAAAGATATTTGTTCATGTgagtgtgaaaaaaaaaaaacacacacacaacagaTATTTTGGTTGTGCAAGGTCAAAGCAAAGACCACAGTGTTGTAATGAAAGCGTAAAAGTATCTAAAAGGAGCATAAAAGAGGTTGGCGTGTACACTCCACATCGCGAGTATGACTCTTTTTCCCTACACGAAAGCGCGTGAGATAACACACCTAAAATATCTGTGGGGTCCTCGAAAAATGAGACTTTTTGCACTTTTTCCccataaatttttaatagttcTATCTTATGTCACATGCCTACATGTCCCATTGAGGACAACCCAACCCATTGTCTATCTATCCATCTCTCTTTACCCTCTTTCACACGCAGAACACAAAATCACTTCTCTTCTCAAGCCTTCTCAAGCTTCTTTGTGTTGAAAACGTTGTTGTTTCTGCTTCAAAAGATACTCAGACGATCTCTGTTACGTGAGTCCTTGTTATCTTACAACCCTAGCGTTTTTATTTGAGTGTGAGTTCTTTTTTGGCTGATCTAGAAATGGATCTATGTTGGTGTTCTCTATGGTTCTTTCTGGTTGATAATTTGAAGCTTGAGCTAATCTTTCtgtgatttttttggtttctctgttttgttttgattacaAGCAGTCTCTGTTCTGTTTTGCtatgttttgttctgttttgctATGTTTTGCTCTGTTTTGCTCTGTTTTACTCTGTTTTGCTCTGTTTTGTTTCGTTTGCTTTTTGTTTATAGAAAGTTACAACCTTTATTAAACAAATATTCAAAAGACTGaatctttcttatatttctgGACTAGCTTTTGTATACCAAGTTTGAATCTttacttttatataattataatgtaTCTAAGTCAAGAGGACTAACATAAAcggtttaattatttttcagtGAAAGGATTCTGCTTTCTAGAGCGTGAAGGTGGAGCCTAAGATTAGTTTAGTTTTGAAAAAATGGGTTACATGTGTGACTTCTGTAATGAGCAAAGATCAATGGTGTATTGCCGCTCCGATGCAGCGTGTTTGTGTCTCTCCTGTGACCGTAACGTTCACTCGGCTAACGCTTTATCAAAACGTCATTCTCGGACTTTGATATGTGAGCGGTGCAATGCTCAGCCAGCTTCTGTTCGGTGTAGCGATGAGAGGGTTTCTCTCTGTCAGAACTGTGACTGGTCAGGCCACAACAATGATGCTACTTCACAACATAAAAGACAAA
Proteins encoded in this region:
- the LOC125596401 gene encoding uncharacterized protein LOC125596401; protein product: MLSFRIPSIRTQPTAFAAKITDTTKTVAQLKSAATPTPHSTVTCGYQAHVAGFFRNITVLWSKNLMNHSLTVMVSSLDNDMNYCCKIDLVKPWQFWSKRGSKSFDVEGNFVEVFWDLRAAKLSGNGSPEPMSDYYVAIVSDEEVVLLLGDLKHKAYKRTKSRPALVEGYIYFKKESIFGKKTFSTRARFDEQRKEHEVVVESSHGGDDPEMWISVDGIVIMHVKNLQWKFRGNQMVLVDKTHVMVYYDVHDWLFGSSESTASSGLFVFKPVAVGGMVDEYFSDAEEGDSGGGSSPLSRYNSASSGYGTLNDFCLFLYAWKVV